The genomic interval TGCTGCTTCCAGCAGGGCGCGAATCATCTCCACTTGTCCTTCGGCAAAAAAGGCTGTCAGGTCGAGCGCTTTATTAGCGAGCCAGCGGCGAAAGCGCCGCGCTGTACTCTCTACCTGCTCCCCGCAACTCACCGCCCGCGCAATCGCTCCTTGCTGACAGCTCTCCGCTTGAATCACCCCATAGCTAAACAGGCTTACATTTTGCTGCTGCCAACCATTGAAACACGGTAGATGGGCTGACAAGTGCTGCTCTAATTGGTACAGTAGTTTGTAGTTCATCGTTCCTCACTGGGTTTCTTGGTCGATTTCCAGTTTGAACGATGAACTCCCTATTTTTCAACCCGCCTTCCAAACATGTCCTCTCCTCAGATGTTTATGGGGAGGGGACAAGCCCCGAAGGAGTGGTTACTCCTAGCCCGCTGCTTTAGCAGCGGGCGTTCACGGACGGCAATGGGCGCAAGCATTGCGCTCCTACAGGGATTACACCCTCAATACACCCTAGTTACCGGACAAGCCTTTTAGCGCCGGGGGTACTTTGCAAACAAGCCCATCATGGGCTAGAGGTGCGTTTTACTCCCGCGTGCTTCGATAATCTTGACCGCCTCGCGCACGTCTTGGGCGCGATCTCGGTGGCAGATCATCAACACATCATCCGTATCAACAATCACCAAATCATTGACGCCAATGGTGACCACCATCCGGTTGCTGACGATAAGCGTCCCCCGTGTGTCAATCTGAACATGGGCGTGATAATCCCCCCGCGAGATGTTATCCTCAGCGTTTTCGGAGAGGATTTCAAAGAGAGTCGCCCACGAGCCAACATCGCTCCAGCCAATATCCACTGGAATGACCGCCACATCGTGCGCCCCTTCCATAATGGCATAGTCAATAGGTTGTTTTTTCATCTTTCCCCACAGGTCGGTTAGCCATTCGGGGTGAGTTACCACCTGATTGAGCAAGGCATCCATCGACGGCTGTTGGCGGGCAAATTCTTCCTTCGCCCGCTTCACAGTCATGATAAACATCCCGGCGTTCCAACTATACAACCCCGTTTGGAGAAAAACCTGTGCGGTGGCAGCATCGGGCTTTTCGACAAAACGCTGACTGTGAAAGACTTCAAAACCTCGCATTGTGCCGATAGACGTCCCACGCTGGATGTAGCCGAACCCCGTTGCCGGATAGGAAGGGGGAATCCCTAAGGTGACGATATAGCCCCGTTCGGCAACCTCCGCCGCTGTGCGCAGTGCCTCGCGGAAGCGTTCTTCGTTGGCAATGTGATGATCGGCAGAAAGGACGGCAACAATGGCGTCTGGGTCGCGTCCAGCAATGGTATACAGCCCTAACCCCGCTGCGGGACCACTATCCCGCCCGAAGGGTTCACAGATAACATTTGTGGCGGGGATATAGGGTGTGCTTTCGCGCAGCGCCTCCGCCATGCCTGTTCCGGTAATCACAAAAATCCGCTCCGGGGGAAGCAAGTCTGTCAAGCGCTCGACAGTGATCTGGAACATGGTGCGTTCTTCGGTCAGGGGGAGCATTTGTTTGGGGCGACCTTTGCGGCTGAGTGGCCACAGGCGCGTGCCACCACCGCCCGCCATGATCAAAGCATAGAGGTTCGGCATAAACGAGAGTGTTCCTTATACAGGTGGGATTAGCCGTTGACGTGTTCCATCAACCAATCAATGGCTTCCCGTTCGTTGAAGAAGGCGCGGTAGGTATGGGTAGGGGTGCTTGCTGAGCGAAGGGCTAAGCTGACGACGCGCCCAACTACCGATTTGGATAAGTTGAAGGCAAAAAAGGATCGGAGGTCTGGACGTACTTTCAAAATTTCTTGCGAGCGAGTCTTGATGTACGGGGTC from Anaerolineales bacterium carries:
- a CDS encoding NTP transferase domain-containing protein: MPNLYALIMAGGGGTRLWPLSRKGRPKQMLPLTEERTMFQITVERLTDLLPPERIFVITGTGMAEALRESTPYIPATNVICEPFGRDSGPAAGLGLYTIAGRDPDAIVAVLSADHHIANEERFREALRTAAEVAERGYIVTLGIPPSYPATGFGYIQRGTSIGTMRGFEVFHSQRFVEKPDAATAQVFLQTGLYSWNAGMFIMTVKRAKEEFARQQPSMDALLNQVVTHPEWLTDLWGKMKKQPIDYAIMEGAHDVAVIPVDIGWSDVGSWATLFEILSENAEDNISRGDYHAHVQIDTRGTLIVSNRMVVTIGVNDLVIVDTDDVLMICHRDRAQDVREAVKIIEARGSKTHL